Proteins from a genomic interval of Neovison vison isolate M4711 chromosome 4, ASM_NN_V1, whole genome shotgun sequence:
- the TP53INP1 gene encoding tumor protein p53-inducible nuclear protein 1 isoform X2, with protein sequence MFQRLNKMFVGEVNTSSNREPEFSEKEDEEWILVDFIDACPGFSAAEAKAEAISEESHTEHPPVFSCLPASLECLADTGDSCLLQFESCPMEESWFITPPPCFTAGGLTTLKVETSPLENLLIEHPSMSVYAVHNSCPGVSEASCGANECPDPSNPRARKSCL encoded by the exons ATGTTCCAGAGACTGAATAAAATGTTTGTGGGTGAAGTCAATACTTCTTCCAACCGAGAACCGGAATTTAGTGAGAAAGAAGATGAAGAATGGATTCTCGTTGACTTCATAG ACGCCTGCCCTGGTTTCTCAGCAGCAGAAGCCAAAGCCGAAGCCATCAGTGAAGAGTCACATACTGAGCACCCGCCAGTCTTTTCCTGTTTACCTGCATCTCTTGAGTGCTTGGCTGATACTGGTGACTCCTGCTTGCTCCAGTTTGAGTCCTGTCCGATGGAGGAGAGCTGGTTTATCACCCCTCCCCCATGTTTTACTGCAGGTGGATTAACCACTCTCAAGGTCGAAACCAGTCCTTTGGAAAACCTTCTCATTGAACATCCCAGCATGTCTGTCTATGCTGTGCATAACTCCTGCCCTGGCGTCAGTGAGGCCAGTTGTGGGGCCAATGAATGTCCTGACCCAAGTAACCCCAG GGCCAGGAAAAGCTGCTTATAA
- the TP53INP1 gene encoding tumor protein p53-inducible nuclear protein 1 isoform X1, which yields MFQRLNKMFVGEVNTSSNREPEFSEKEDEEWILVDFIDACPGFSAAEAKAEAISEESHTEHPPVFSCLPASLECLADTGDSCLLQFESCPMEESWFITPPPCFTAGGLTTLKVETSPLENLLIEHPSMSVYAVHNSCPGVSEASCGANECPDPSNPRVESRNEMGQHIHCYVAALAAHTAFLEQPKSFRPSQWIKEHSERQSLNRNSLRRQNLTRDCHSRQVKHNGWAVHQPCPRQYNY from the exons ATGTTCCAGAGACTGAATAAAATGTTTGTGGGTGAAGTCAATACTTCTTCCAACCGAGAACCGGAATTTAGTGAGAAAGAAGATGAAGAATGGATTCTCGTTGACTTCATAG ACGCCTGCCCTGGTTTCTCAGCAGCAGAAGCCAAAGCCGAAGCCATCAGTGAAGAGTCACATACTGAGCACCCGCCAGTCTTTTCCTGTTTACCTGCATCTCTTGAGTGCTTGGCTGATACTGGTGACTCCTGCTTGCTCCAGTTTGAGTCCTGTCCGATGGAGGAGAGCTGGTTTATCACCCCTCCCCCATGTTTTACTGCAGGTGGATTAACCACTCTCAAGGTCGAAACCAGTCCTTTGGAAAACCTTCTCATTGAACATCCCAGCATGTCTGTCTATGCTGTGCATAACTCCTGCCCTGGCGTCAGTGAGGCCAGTTGTGGGGCCAATGAATGTCCTGACCCAAGTAACCCCAG agTGGAAAGTCGAAATGAAATGGGGCAGCACATCCATTGCTATGTTGCAGCTCTTGCTGCGCATACAGCTTTTCTGGAACAACCCAAGAGCTTTCGCCCTTCCCAGTGGATAAAAGAACATAGTGAAAGACAGTCTTTGAACAGAAATAGCCTTCGTCGCCAAAATCTTACCAGGGATTGCCACTCTAGGCAAGTCAAGCACAATGGCTGGGCTGTCCATCAGCCCTGCCCCCGTCAGTACAATTACTAA